The sequence GGAGGGCGCCCCTGGCTTCACGCGAGCCTCACGGTGTGTGCGCCGCGCGAAGACGGATTCGGCCTGTCTGGTAGCGGCATGTTCGTGGTCAACCCGCCCTGGACCTTGCGCGCGCCACTCGCTGAGGCCCTGCCTTGGCTTGCCAAGGTGCTGGGCCAGGATGCCACGGCCACCTACGGGCTGGAGGAAACTTCATCGTGAACCCCGAGGACAACCGTTCCGTTGCGTTCTTCGAGCGCCAGTTCAGGCAACAGGCCGAGAGGGGTGATTACACCCTCAATTCTTTCGAGCAGGCGGTGCTGCCCTTTCTCACCGGTGAAGTGCTGGACCTGGGCTGTGGGTTGGGAAATCTCAGCCTCGCGGCGGCGGCGCGCGGCTGCCGAGTGCATGCGCTCGATTTGAGCCCCACCGCAGTCGCGGATCTCGCCCGCCGGGCGACCCAGGCGGGGCTTCCGGTGCAGGTGGAGCAGGCCGATCTGTGCGGCTGGCGCGCCGAGCGCCGTTATGACTGCGTGGTATGCATTGGGCTGCTGATGTTTTTCGCCCCCGAGCAAGCGACTTTGGCGCTTGAGTCGATCGCCGAAGCGGTGCGTCCTGGCGGCATCGCCGCCGTGAACGTACTGATCGAAGGGACCACCTTCATGGATATGTTCGATCCCAACCACTACCACCTATTCGGCGAGATGGAGGTGGAAGCGGCCTTTCCGGGCTGGCATCTCAGATATGCGCGCACCGAGTCCTATCCGGCACCGGGCGGCACCGAGAAGCGCTTCCGCACCGTGGTGATGCGCCGTCCGGCCCCGTGACGAGCTTCAGGCACTGGGCGGGGGCTGGCAGCCCCCCGCCTCATCCTTGCGCAGCGTGCTCTGTAGATAGCAGGTCAGGGCACTGGAGCCGGCCGCAAATAGCCAGAAGACGAAGAAGCCGACGCTGTAAGCGGCCAACCGGTTTTCAAACACAGGCTCACCGCCATAGGCGAGCTCCAGGGGATCGAAGCTGGAAAACAACACCCCATCCATGGCGATGGCCACCAAAAACGAAGGCCACAGCACCCACATCAGACGTTTGAGCATGGCGGTCTCCTCCCGGCTTTTTCGCCTATTGTACCGGCGCAAGGCGCGCGGTGCGCTCGCCAGGCTCAATCTCACCTGCGAGCCGCCACTGCCGGCCGGCATCTTCCAGCACCAGTTTCCATTTGCCGCCCCCCAGGCCGCGGTAGGGCCCGTCATAACGCCCTCCGCCCTCGCCCCTCAGCATCACGGTCTGATCCCGGCCGGCCCGTGTGGGGTGGAGGATGCGTAGCGTAAGCTGCTCCGGCCAAGCGGCGGGATGGCCGGACAATCGTAACGTTACCTTCTCAGCGCCGAACTCGGCTGTACCCGCCAGCCCCGCCGCCGCAGCGGCCTGGCCCCGCGCCAGCACACGGTTGATGGCGAGTCCCTGCTTGTAATAGTCGTCGTCCACCACGCCGTCGTCGCTTTGCGCGGCGATGCGCAAGGTGATGAAGCCGGCCACCACCGCGGCGGCCGGAAACAGCATCAGGAACCAGGGCCAGAATTCGCGATACCAGGGGCGAGGCGGCTTGTCCATGGCGTGTACTAGCGGGCGAAAAAGGTGGATTTTTGGACGCGTACGACGTGCGGATCTTCCCGTGCCACCAAACGGAATTCCACGCGCGCGGTGCGGCCCGGCACCGCCGCAGGATCCGCTTTGACGCGCACCGACACAAGACGGGAGGATAGGGCCGGGACCGCCAGCGGCACCGCGTCCACCTCCACGCGCGCGCCATCGATCCCGCCCACCGCAAGCTCATAGGTGTGGTCCTCATCGTCCATGTTGATGACGTTGAGGCGATAGCTGTTTTCCACCAGGCCGTCCGCGGTCTCCCGCGCCAGCGCGTTGCGGTCGCGCATCACATCGAATTGCAGGGGAATACGCAGCGTGAGCGCCCCTAGCCAAAGGCCGATCACGGTGAGCAGAATCACCGTATAGACGATGACCCGCGGCCGAAACACATGTTTGACGATGTCCTTGTCGTCATACTTGTGTTTCATCACGTTCTCGGTGGAATACCGGATGAGCCCGCGCGGATAGCCCATTTTGTCCATCACCTGGTTGCAGCCATCGATGCAGGCACCGCAGCCGATGCACTCATACTGCAGCCCATTGCGAATGTCGATGCCAGTAGGGCACACCTGCACGCAGATGCCACAATCCACGCAGTCGCCTAGCCCCTTGGCACGCGGATCTTCTCCCTTGCGGCGCGGCCCACGCGGCTCGCCACGGGTTGTATCGTAGGTGATGATCAGCGTATCCGGATCGAACATCACCCCCTGGAAGCGCGCATAGGGGCACATGTATTTGCACACCTGCTCGCGCATGAAACCGGCGTTGCCATAGGTGGCAAAACCGTAGAAAACGATCCAGAAGGTTTCCCACGGTCCCAGATTGAAATGCAGCAACTCCAGGGCTAGCGTCTTGATCGGGGTGAAATAGCCGACGAAGGTAAAGCCAGTCCAGAACGCCACCGCGATCCATGCCGCGTGCTTGGCGAACTTGATGGCAAATTTGCGCGCCGACATGGGCTGCTGGTCCAGCTTCATGCGTTTCGGGCGGTCGCCCTCGATCACGCGCTCGAGCCAGAGAAAGATTTCCGTATAGACCGTCTGCGGACAGGCGTAACCGCACCATAACCGCCCGGCCACCGCGGTGAACAGGAACAGGGACAGCGCGGCGATCACCAAGAGCCCCGTCAGGAAGATGAAATCCTGGGGCCAGAGCACCAGCCCGAAGATGTAGAACTTGCGGTTGACCAGATCGAACAGGACGGCCTGGCGCCCATTCCACTCGAGCCATGGTAAGCCGTAATAGAGGGCCTGGGTGAAGAAAACGGCCGCCCAGCGCAGATTGGCGAACAGGCCGGTGACGGCACGCGGATAGATTTTCTGGCGTACCGCGTAGAGCGCCTGCTCCATTTCCTGTTTGGCGGCGGTATTGGCTGTGGTTCGGCTCACGTCCTTTCCTTCACAAAAAAGCCGCGGCATGTAGTGACGCCGCGGCTTCATTATCGGCAGTCAATCAGTGTTTGGACAGTCCGTATACGTAAGCTGCCAGCAAATGGATCTTGGCCTCGGATAGTTTATCTTTCTGGGCGGGCATCAGCCCGCTACGACCCTTGGTGATGGTCTCAATGATGGCGGCCTCGCTGCCCCCATACAGCCAGACGTTGTCCGTGAGATTGGGCGCGCCGATGGCCTGGTTACCCTTGCCATCTGGACCATGGCAGGCCGCGCAGACGGTGGTGAACTTCTCCTTGCCTGCAGCGGCGAGCGTGGCATCGTGCGGCCGGCCGGACAGGGAGAGCACGTAGTTGGCCACCTCCTTCGCGCCCTGCTCACCGCCCACCGCTGCGATCATGGGCGGCATCACGCCGTTGCGACCTTCGGTGATGGTGGTTTTGATGGTCTGGGGATCCCCACCATAGAGCCAATCGTTGTCGGTGAGATCGGGGAAACCCCGTGCGCCGCGCGCATCCGAGCCATGGCACTGGGAGCAGTAAGTCAAGAACAGCCGCTGCCCCATCTGCCGCGCTTCGGGATCCGCCGCTACCGCCTTGAGATCCTCTTGCAGGTACTTGTTGAAAATGGGTCCGTAAGTGGCTTCGGCCCGGGCCATCTCCTCCTCGTACTGGCCCCGCGAGGACCAGTTGCCCATGCCGTTGAACACGCCGAGCCCAGGATAGTAGGCGAGATAGCCCAGGGCGAAGATCACCGTGAGGTAGAACAGCCAGGCCCACCACCGTGGCAGCGGGTTGTTGTACTCGGCCAGGTCCTCGTCCCACACGTGGCCGGTGGTGGCCGCCTTTTCCCCAGGGGCGAGCCGCCGGATGCTCATGGCCTTGAGGAAGACCGCGCAACCGATCACGCTGGCCAGGGTGATGACGGCGATATAGGGTCCCCAGAAACCACTAATGAAATCTGCCATTTTCGTTCTCCTCGCTTCTTAGCGGCGTACCGCCGGGCGGTTTTTAACGAACTCGTCTTCCTCGTCGAACACCAGGCGGGCGGCCTCGTCGAAGGCAGCCTTCCTGCGGCTGCTCCAGGCCCACAGGACGATGCCCACGAAGGTCAACAGGGAGACGACGGTCATGAGGCTGCGCAGATCGTTGAGATCCATAATGCTCACCTCGAGGTCTTGAGGGCGGTGCCCAAGCTCTGTAGATAGGCGATCAGAGCGTCCTCCTCGGTCTTGCCAGCCACCGCCTCTTTAGCGCCGGCGATGTCGGCATCCGTGTAAGGCACGCCCACCAGACGCAGGCCCTGCATATGCTTGGCGATGGTCTCGCCATCCACCATCGCATTTTGCAGCCATGGATAAGCCGGCATGTTGGACTCGGGGACGACGTCACGGGGCATGCGCAGGTGGGCCCGGTGCCAGTCGTCGGAGTAGCGTCCACCCACCCGGGCCAGATCAGGCCCCGTGCGCTTGGAACCCCACTGGAAGGGGTGGTCATAGACAAACTCCCCGGCAACCGAATAGTGCCCGTAGCGCTCGGTCTCGGCGCGGAAGGGACGGATCATCTGCGAATGGCAGACATAGCAACCCTCGCGCTGATACACGTCTCGCCCAGCTAGCTGCAGCGCTGTATAGGGCTTGAGCCCTGCCACCGGCTCGGTGGTGGATTTCTGGAAGAACAGTGGAACGATTTCCACCAACCCACCCACGCTCACCACCAGCAGGATGAGCACCATCATAATGCCGATATTCTTTTCGACGATTTCGTGTGTCGTACTCATCTCATTCTCCCTCTCGCAATCAGGCGTGGGCCGGCGCCGGAATGGGGGCATCCACGGCTTTCTGGCCGGCGATGGTCTTGACCACGTTGTAGGCCATGATCAGCATGCCGACGAAGAACAGCACCCCGCCCAGCAGACGGATCATGTAGTAGGGATACATGGCCTTCACCACCTCGGCAAAGCTGTACTTGAGCGTGCCGTCCACGTTGAAGTCACGCCACATCAGGCCCTGCATCACACCGGCGATCCACATGGCGGCGATGTAGAGCACGACACCGATGGTAGCCACCCAGAAGTGCACGGTGATC comes from Thiobacter sp. AK1 and encodes:
- the ccoG gene encoding cytochrome c oxidase accessory protein CcoG, giving the protein MEQALYAVRQKIYPRAVTGLFANLRWAAVFFTQALYYGLPWLEWNGRQAVLFDLVNRKFYIFGLVLWPQDFIFLTGLLVIAALSLFLFTAVAGRLWCGYACPQTVYTEIFLWLERVIEGDRPKRMKLDQQPMSARKFAIKFAKHAAWIAVAFWTGFTFVGYFTPIKTLALELLHFNLGPWETFWIVFYGFATYGNAGFMREQVCKYMCPYARFQGVMFDPDTLIITYDTTRGEPRGPRRKGEDPRAKGLGDCVDCGICVQVCPTGIDIRNGLQYECIGCGACIDGCNQVMDKMGYPRGLIRYSTENVMKHKYDDKDIVKHVFRPRVIVYTVILLTVIGLWLGALTLRIPLQFDVMRDRNALARETADGLVENSYRLNVINMDDEDHTYELAVGGIDGARVEVDAVPLAVPALSSRLVSVRVKADPAAVPGRTARVEFRLVAREDPHVVRVQKSTFFAR
- a CDS encoding cbb3-type cytochrome oxidase subunit 3 — translated: MDLNDLRSLMTVVSLLTFVGIVLWAWSSRRKAAFDEAARLVFDEEDEFVKNRPAVRR
- a CDS encoding class I SAM-dependent methyltransferase, coding for MNPEDNRSVAFFERQFRQQAERGDYTLNSFEQAVLPFLTGEVLDLGCGLGNLSLAAAARGCRVHALDLSPTAVADLARRATQAGLPVQVEQADLCGWRAERRYDCVVCIGLLMFFAPEQATLALESIAEAVRPGGIAAVNVLIEGTTFMDMFDPNHYHLFGEMEVEAAFPGWHLRYARTESYPAPGGTEKRFRTVVMRRPAP
- a CDS encoding FixH family protein, with translation MDKPPRPWYREFWPWFLMLFPAAAVVAGFITLRIAAQSDDGVVDDDYYKQGLAINRVLARGQAAAAAGLAGTAEFGAEKVTLRLSGHPAAWPEQLTLRILHPTRAGRDQTVMLRGEGGGRYDGPYRGLGGGKWKLVLEDAGRQWRLAGEIEPGERTARLAPVQ
- the ccoP gene encoding cytochrome-c oxidase, cbb3-type subunit III; the protein is MADFISGFWGPYIAVITLASVIGCAVFLKAMSIRRLAPGEKAATTGHVWDEDLAEYNNPLPRWWAWLFYLTVIFALGYLAYYPGLGVFNGMGNWSSRGQYEEEMARAEATYGPIFNKYLQEDLKAVAADPEARQMGQRLFLTYCSQCHGSDARGARGFPDLTDNDWLYGGDPQTIKTTITEGRNGVMPPMIAAVGGEQGAKEVANYVLSLSGRPHDATLAAAGKEKFTTVCAACHGPDGKGNQAIGAPNLTDNVWLYGGSEAAIIETITKGRSGLMPAQKDKLSEAKIHLLAAYVYGLSKH
- the ccoO gene encoding cytochrome-c oxidase, cbb3-type subunit II, producing MSTTHEIVEKNIGIMMVLILLVVSVGGLVEIVPLFFQKSTTEPVAGLKPYTALQLAGRDVYQREGCYVCHSQMIRPFRAETERYGHYSVAGEFVYDHPFQWGSKRTGPDLARVGGRYSDDWHRAHLRMPRDVVPESNMPAYPWLQNAMVDGETIAKHMQGLRLVGVPYTDADIAGAKEAVAGKTEEDALIAYLQSLGTALKTSR